cattttttatattatacatatatgtttatttatttatataatataaaaatttaataaatatagatatagattctataatttttattaaatatttgtttatgaaatatgtaaaataaaattgaaaagatAACAATAACTTTAATTTTATTGATTTGAGCAAATAATATAAGTCATGTTATTAGGGTTAGATAAATTAATAATGTTTCATACTATGGTAAAATGATAATCTTGCTAGaatatatgtaattatattttcAATAATATAACTATTTTTAGGGTTAAAAATTAAGCAAGTACTTATATAGTTAGAGTTtagttaaggttaggattatgcAAAATTCTCAATGTTATTTAAATTTTAAGTGTAAACCTAACCTTATATGAATCTTAACACTTCTAGAATTTACGATAAATTAGAAGTCTCTAaactatattataatataataataatatataatagtaAAAGTATGTAACTACACTAAAAAAAGTAAATGCCTCCATGAGGGTCTAATGTTGTCTTATAATATCTTGGCCATCCATTCCACCTCTTAATACTAACCGTCCATGTTATCATTCACCAATCTATAAATCAAACATCAATCTAACCATTATATGAGGAAGGAGATTTCAAGTAAAGTTATTTTACTTGTTTAATGAGCAATCAACATATCATTATCAAGAACATATCAAGCTGAACTAGAGTGCACTCTACTTCAACTCTAAGATAAAGGTTGTGTATTGAATTATTTTTTTTATGCCATTTAATCTAATCTTTGTTTGGTCTGCTTTTTCAATGAATTAAGGTGCACTCTACTTCAACTAAAGTAAAGATATTGTGTTGCcctattttctaatgttattgaccCTTATTTTTTTCCCCTCCCTTATTAGATTTTGTAAGAACTGCAAATTATGAGTATTTTTATCTTTAATTTCTAAGTAGATTGGTCATAATCACACATAATACATTGTCAAGTTCAGACTATTATACTGCATATATGCCTGAGTTCCATAACTTGCAACTTCCATTCAGAGACTCCCTTGTCTAAAGCAGCCTGCATATCCTCATTAACAGAGAGATCATGACAAGCATATCCTCCAGTTGAACCATGGTCCAACAGACATGAATATCgtattttaatatttgatagagATGGTCTGGACCATGGTCATTCGGTTTTCACTTATTATGGATCTTTGCATGGACTGTTATGGCAGCTGTGTGGGGCAGGAGTTATTGCGCGATCAAGGAGAAGAGACTATCCAATGGAGGCCGGAGGGATTTCCCTTAGTTCTGGATCAGATGGGATAGGGAGAAAAATATCTTACTCTTATGATCCAGATGTGGGAACTTATTACTCTGGACATGGGAATGCTAGGAAGCCTCACCTCATACGATTGACACACTCTCTTTTTGTTGCATATGGTTTGTACAAGGAAATGGAAGTTGTTAGGCCCTGTCATGCAGGAGATAGAGATCTAACAAAGTTACATGCATTTTTGAGTGGAATAGCTCCAGAGACAGTGCAGGACCAAGCCCAAGCATTGGAACGGTTTAATGTTGGAGGTAACTGTCCAGCTTTTAATGGGTTGTATCGATACTGTCAAACATATGCCAGTGGCTCTATTGGCTGTGCCGCGAGACTTAATTTCAAACTATGTGACATTGCCAGAGGTCATAGTCATGCTAAAAAATGTGAGGCATCTGGATTTTGCTATGTAAATGACATTTTTCTGTCCATTCTGGAGCTATTGAAATATCAGAAGGTGTGTTTACAAATGTTTTCAATAACTGCATTATTATTTTTGTTTAGATTATCAAAATTGTTCAGATTTTCatttttgttaattttatttttctgtTTTGTTAATCAGTTCCACTTAGCTTCAAAGAAACTTGGACTTTGAGAAGGCATCTATGTTCTATGGTTTTGTAACCATTGCATTTTTCAATAGCCAATGGGTTAACATATACCAAGCTTTGCCATTTTTAGAAAGAAAAAGTATAACAAGCTATATATCTATGTTCTATTGTTTTGTTACCATGCATTGTTCACTACCCAATGGGTTACTATGTGCCAAATTTGCCATTTTTTAGTTGTGTTGGAATTGTTGAAAGGGCTATTGAGTTCTGCAAATTGAAGAAACTCCTCATGTAGCTTCATGTTTCCTTCCTCAATACACATCTTGTCAATAGCATCACAAAAAAATGATATACTTTGTTAACATCAATGGAAACCACTATTCCAAGCCTATTAAAATGGGCTTTTGGTTTATAATACTGTCCTCGTGATTGTTACTGGGATCTCTCTTACAGATCTTCAATTGGTTGAACATCTTAACAAATTTCTCATAGATTTATCAAAGAGTAGGAGCCTTCCTCTGCATGATGGATAACCTGGGCTATATGACTAAATATATGGGAATGCATATCTACAACCTTCTCTTCAATCATCATTAAACAATTGGGCTTTCGCCTTATTCTCCTTGTACATAGGGTTTTATTCTCTTCAATATATACCTAGCAGACATATCTTGTGGAATTGGGCTCTTAAGGTTTTATTACCCTTTGTGGGTCTGTTGATACTtggtttttagggttttatttgttTTGTGGAATTGATTTTGAAATAATGTATTTGCTCTTGGTTTGCCATTTTCTGCTGTATTTTGTTTTTAGATTCCTATTTCTGATAGGTTGTAATTTTAGAGATTCTTCTAATAGTTGATAAGGTTAATGGTATTTAATCTCATTTTTAATATGCCAACTTTTTCAGGATTGTTAAAAGGAACtgtgtttgaattttttttcccaTTCTTTCCATTACATCTTCAGATATTTCAAAACCATTCCGTTCACAGATGTACTTGTTTATTATATTCTTATAATAATTTGTTGTGGGCAGCGTGTTTTGTATGTTGATATTGACGTTCACCATGGTGATGGAGTCGAGAAGGCCTTTTAGACAACTGATAGGGTCATGACTGTCTCACTACACAAATTTGGAGACTCTTTCCCTGGTTCAGGTCATATCCAATATATATTGGATATGGGAAAGGAAAATATTATTGTGTAAATGTCTCCTTGTGCTTAGGGTTTTATTCTCTTCAATATATACCTAGCAGACATATCTTGTGGAATTGGGCTCTTAAGGTTTTGTTACCCTTTGTGGGTCTGTTGATACTGCTTTTTAACTTTTAGAGTTTTATTTGTTTGGTGTAATTGATTTTGAAATAATGTATTTTCTCTTAGGAGTTTTATTTGTTTGGTGTAATTATTTTGAAATAATGTAATTTCTTCTTGGTTTGCCATTTTCTGATATATTTTGTCTTTAACGTTTTTAGATTCCTATTTCTGATTAGTTGTAATTTAGAGTAActgtgattgaattttttttttccattctttCCATTACATCTTTAGATATTTCAAAACCATTCCATTCATAGATGTActtgtttattatatttttatgataaTTTGTTGTGGGCAGAGTGTTTTGTATGTTGATATTGACGTTCACCATGGTGATGGAGTCGAGAAGGCCTTTTACACAACTGATAGGGTCACGACTGTCTCTCTACACAAATTTGGAGACTACTTCCCTGGTTCAGGTCATATCCAAAACATTGGATATGGGAAAGGAAAATATTATGCCCTTAATGTTCCCTTGAATGATGGAATTGACGATGAAAATTTAAAGTCTATATTTAAATCCATTCTTCAACAAGTGATGATTGTCTATGATCCTGAGGCAGTTGTACTTCAGTGTGGAGCTAATTCCTTGGCTGGAGACAGACTAGGCTATTTTAAGCTTTCTGTGAAAGGGCATGCAGAATGTATACTACGATACATGAGGTCGTTCAATGTTCCACGTTTGCTCTTGGGTGGTGGTGGATTCACAATCCGTAATGTTGCTAAATGCTGGTGTTATGAGGTATTTATGTTTATTAATTTATGAGTTATTGAATATTGTTTGTAAATTACATTATGTTGGAGTTTTTTAATTAATGTTTTGGATCataatattttttctagttttgttggaattttttttatcattttttagatTATAAGAATCTTCAACACTATCCAATCAACAAACAATATTGAATAGCACCATAGATTGTGAAAACTTCATATCAAtagtataatttaataatttttttctccaAATATACAGTCAAGAGTTGCAGTTGGTAAAGAGATTGATGAGAAAATATGCCAGCATGATTGTTATGAGTATTATGGACCACATTATAGTAATAATGTGGCTCCAAGAATTGtggaaaacaaaaactcaaaacagACGTGGGATGAAGTTAGGTTAGTACTCAGTTTTTGAACAAATTCTGTAAAATTGATTGGGCTTTTAAAATATGAAATCTTAGTTATATTATTAGCCTAATTAACAATTAAGGTCACTACAATTGGTATATTTTATTGACAGGTCCAAAGTTCTTGAGAATATTAATAAAATGCTATGTGCGCCAAGTGTCCAATTTCAAGAGCGCCCTCCAGATACTGATTTCCCTGAGCCGGTACTTTATAAATGCTtcttctttgaaatttttttcttttgtGAGTGAGGATATATTTACTGGAATTAATACGCTGTTCCTTTATTGTTTTGAGACTTTAACAGGCAGAAGATGATTATGATGCGGGCCGTAGAAGTAGTAAATGGGTCGGAGCAAGTCCAGAGAATGGTTACTGAACTTATCTCATTTGTATGTACACAAATTCTACTAAAATGGTTACTATGCTGGAAAACATATCTGGATAGGCACCAAAAAGAAGTATTGTGTACGCAAAAAGTTCTACCATCCATTTAAAGTGAAGAAGAACTTATTTCAATGCTACCATCAGAAAGACTGTTTCTGTATCCAATATGTTAACACCCCAGATTACTTTTTGACTCTTGATAAATGATGGGAATATCAATGCTCTATAATGTTTCTTGAGTATCTGATTCTTTTGCATACTGTAATGTGGATTATTGTACTCtgattcataaaacatgcatctaTATATAGTTAATTTTATGTTCTCCTGTTAAAATACTTCTTAGAATTGTGAGAGCCTGTCTCTGAGGATCTAGAAAATTATCAAAGGTACAGAAGATTTGAAAAAAAGAAACTTGAATAAGAAGTCTAAGAATTATCAATACAAAATCCTGCTCTACTTTGGAATCAGTGGAAGCATCTTTATATTCTGAACATCTTCATAGAATTGGTCTAATGTGCAGGATAACTTCTGTTTTTCTTTGACCACTAGGTACCCACCAAAAGCCACATCAGAGTTCTTTGTAAATAGTACGAGACATCCAATTTGCTAGTGTAAGCTTCATCCAACGGTTTGTACAAAGCATGACCATTCTTTTTGACATTTCCCTAGCACAATACCTCTCGGCTATTTGTTTTTCATGCCCATGGTATCCACTAGCATTCAATTCTCGCAGTTCTCATTTTCTGTAGCACACAAGGTAGAAAGTTCTTTATTTTGAGAGAAACAGTGCAATACTTAATTGTGGAATTCATTAAACTAGGTATGAATAAGTTTTGAACGAGTTTTGTTATAAATATGGACTTCATGCTGTTTTTATAGTTTAGGCTTTGTTTGATATAGCTGAAATTTGAGCTTGAtgtatgattttatattattattattaaatttattaaatatagtTTAACAAAATAGGCATATAAGACCACACATGGTCAGTTACTCAAACTATAGCTATACAAAAGACTACTATACCCAGAAAAAAAAACTGTTATACAAAATAATGCACTATAGTTGTTCAAATTTACAAAATATAGCTTATATTCAAGCCTGACAACTTATAAACTGATGTATGGTTCTCTTTTAACAGTTTTTGTTGAGGCTTGCAATCATTCAATCCATTCTAGTCCAGTTGTGGATCAATCTCATATGCCTCATCAGTTGACTGCACCAAATCTACTATAAAATCATCACCTTGTTAATATGGAATTTATTCTTACTTTGCAGATCAAGGTCCTTCTTAATTGTCTCTACTAGTATTTGATCATTGTATTTCATCTAAAATTTCAGGTAGCTTTGCAAGAAAGGAGTGTTCTCAATTTTATTGGATGGCCACATTTGCCCATGTTTGATTTCAGCTTTTAACCTCCATCGAGCAGCTTCAAGAATTTGCTTTTAGAGAACTCCATACTTAAGGTTACCTACACAACGACATTAAAAAATATGAGTTTTTTTGCAGACTCAATATGTGTCCTCTTAAatcctttaaacttttccttttttttttcttctcataTATTTCATAATCTATGAGTTGAGGAACAAAGTCAGAACAAAGTGTATTCCTTATCTAATTTAGTCACAATTCTTATAAGCATTTCCTTACAAATATCCCCAAAATTCCCCCAGTTATTAAGCCCAACACAGAACATTTTTCAAATTTCCCTTGTATAAAAACATCAAAGATTCAGATTTTCTGCATATGAAACATAATTTACTATTAGAAGAATTCAATTTATATGGTAATATTTGCAAACTGAACCACCTGAAACAAACCTTTTTAGGTTCAAGCATTTTAGACAACAATAAATTAAAAATTCTTTGCTATTGTTTATCTTCTAAACTTACATCTCAACATTTGTCAACATATTCAGAATGGAAACAATATTAGACAAAGATTTATAAGCCATCTTTGTTTTCACTTTATAAAGAAGTGTACCATCATATAATTTAAGATCCTTATTAGAATCAACATCTAGAATTCAGTTAATAGAAAAACAAAAGCACTTGTAGCCCTCTCTCAAAATCGAGAAAGTCCTTCAATTTGAGGAAGATAAAACATATTCATTAGTGTAAAATTTAAAGCATTTGATCCCCTTCTCATACTAACTTTGCGTTGAGCACCCTTGCAATACTCCAAGAGGTTTACCCTTATGTTCCACGTTCGACCAAATAGACCTATGACCTTATTATTAAAGTTAGTTCCCATTACTTCCATAGACTCCTAAAGACATAGGATATTGTAGGAGTTATTGGGTGTTTGTTAGTTAGAAGATCACAAAATGGTACTAGAACCTTCTAGGTTTTAGACTGCTTAGGGATAACAAGTTGAATGTTATTTCAACTTTAGAAAAACATTCTAAGGTCCATCACCTTCTACAACCTTAATAATCCATTTAACTGCAAGAGAATCTCTATGATTTCTTAGGTCCTTAAGGTCTAATATACTTTGGGCTTTATCCAAACAACACGAATTCCATTTGACAGAGTGCCTCTTTCTCTTCCTTTTTTCATTAGACTATAAAAATTGCCTAGTTTTCTTTTCAATCTCATTAACTTGGTAACTATTAAAAAGCATATAGAAAAATAATACAAGATATAAAAAGATAGTATCTTTTGATAGATTTGGATCCCACCCCTTAAGGATAGGAATTGTCTATTTCATCCATCAAACTTTTTGTCAATTTTAGTTTTAATCCATAACAAAAAATCTTTCAAATTATGACTGATTGCAAAGGGAATTTTTAGGTATTTGACTTACTTATGCCCCCTCTCCACTAAAATCCATACTTATTAAGTCACACTAGGGCGTATTAACTCAACCAAGCATAATTAATTTCACATTGGATATATATGCACTTGAAGCAGTGCAAAAATAATTCTAATTTCTAAATCATAGTATTCACATTAATTTATTCAAGATCAACAAATAAggcaatatcatcaacaaattgaatgTTTAACATATCATTTTTGTCATGAAGTAAGTGGCCCCTAATCCTAGGGCTAAGAAATTATTCTCTCAATAGTTAATGAATAGCATAAGAGGCCATTACAAAGAGAGTAGGGGCAAGGGGGAATCCCTATTTGATTAATCTTTCTAATTTGGACACCTTAGAGAGAGAATCATTAACTTCAAGGCCCCTAATCCTAAGGATAAGAAATGATTCTCTCAATAGGTAGTGAATAGAATTAGAGGCTATTACAAAGAGAGAAAAGACATAGGGCATCCGTATCTGATTAACTTTTTAATGTGGACACCTTAGAGAGAGAGAACCATTAACTTACATATGCACAACTCCATTTATCAACAATGTATTGACCATATCACAAAAAATAACAAGAAACCAAATGCATCAAGTTCCATTCTCAAAAAGGACTAATATACCTTGTCATATGCTTTCTCACAATCTAATAGGAACATAACATTATTTTGATTAGAGTATCTAGCCAATTCCATTGCTTCCCAATTGGTTAGTATGAAGTCTAAGATATATCTACCATTAAATAAACCAATTTGAGTGCTATTGATGAATGTGGGATGAATGTCTTAGCGAAAACATTATAAGACACATTCAATGAGTTGATTGAATCTTCAATTCTTAATCAATAATTTATCTCCATCCCTTGGAAGTAATTTGATAATTCCCTTGTTAATTTTTTACCCAAGGACCCTTTATTAAGAGCCTCCTTAAATATACTTGAAATACGTCTTCACACACCCAAACAATATGCTTCTTATAGAAAATCCATAGGAAATCCATCTACTCTGGGGGATTTATCATTAAATTagtttttctaatttcttctttctacatgtaTCCTCCTTAGATatctgggtaaaagtacaaacttgtgtctcacttttataaaggaaaaggctaacaacaacaaaacagTTCAACTTCAATGGtacaaaagtgatatttctatttggtatttgaagatgatgtaaattgatgaaatgtgtaaaattggaTGAATTTTATgcctattattttaaaaaaaatttggaacaagaattgatatgttttttaattattaaattcaatttttttattattgaaaaataatgCAAATTAGGAGTTTCACCTCTcaccacaaaactatatgtaaagaatcttgttttcctctgattttgaaatatattttagatgacatccatagctagtagagaaaaataaataaatctaaactttgatgtatattttcactgttataacaattcaaagtcgAAGTTTCTCGAAATCGATAGCTTTTgtctcccaccaaatttcctctatcaaaactatagcaatcccccaaaaaattatatattcttgaagaggactctctcctctagtgttatatataatttttaaatttttctgatatgattaactatttttttttgtttttttgaatcaaAGTCTTCTCAAATGTTAATATACCTACTTGTAGTATTATgtaattttaatatactaattctaattgaaattcTATAAAAAATATATGTCAACGTTCCTCACTGCGAGCTCTCCGaaaaattttatttttagtttaaaaataaaaaataaaatttgatggtCTAATTCTTAGCAGAACTTGAAAGTTCTGCAAATTGGGGGGTTTTGTTGAGTAGGCtgccatgtgggatgccacataggCAGCCTCGGCTGAGTAGGGCTCAGACGAGTCCCCCATGAGTGCTCGTGTGGGGAAGCAACTACTCGCTTCCCCACCCTTTCCCTCATAAATTAATgaggtgatttttttattttttaaaaacaaaaaacttgattcatttcaatttcaatgtttttttaggaagttgatttttttcaaaGAAGGAGGCGATTTTTTCGAAGGAGGTGATTTTTTCTCGAGGAGGTGATTTTTCCAAAAGAGTTGATTTTTTTAAGGAGTATTTACTTGCAATTTTAGGAAAGCAGatttcaatactttgtgtaatggggaataaaagaaatagagaaaaaaaatatgatcgtataagggatgattcaatgaaaggtcatacaaaatgtaatcaagagcaacctattgatgttgaagaagatcttgttgatgttgaagatgatgcaactgAAGTAGCGGAAGAAATTGGTACTAGTCAAGGTATGAATTTTTCTTCTGTCgtgagaaatttgatggagataATGAAGATTCTCTTTTCAGACAAATTTCATTTGAACACATGGTACCTGagagcacaattaaattgcattgcaaaaacatgtgggaggaatattttgaaaaaaaatctatggtcaggagagcacaattatttgtaaagttatttaggaaaagagaaatgactctTGTTTTGGATTTGTTGGGTGTCGATAATAGGAAAATCTCAGGAGGTTATGtaaagaaacaatagttgaaaatttgcaagatgcattgaaccttattaATACCACAAGTCGAGGAGCTGATTCTAGTGCTGCATGTAGAGCGTcgatgactatgatttctagtaagaggttgtcacataaaagatAAGTTACTGTAATTTTTGAATTactgcatatatctagaaaaactattcaaagatatattaggaggagaaatatgttagatgaaaacattgaaatgaattgggtaaatatttgtagacgTCCTCGAAAAGACATAATttttgaagatgtaagaagacCGGTCATTGAATATTGGACCATCCACTctggtgtttcttccaatagaagggacactatacagatgaaagatgaagagaccgGTATaagatttcacatcctaaacattttgtagatacaacacaaagtgaactatttgaagcattcaaggaagaatttttcaGATGTGAAAATATGACAGAGATGTTTGATCAAAGGTTGTGCCCTTGCTTTGTATGCATAAATTAGGTATGTGAAAATTGTTGCtgtcgaaatcatgttgagtttcatctatacttaGAGTCATATAAAAAAGCTATGGCAGTACTTAATCCAGATATGGTCATCCCTGGAATTACgacacaatttgtgaaatcaattttatgtgataaatcaaaAGATTTAGATGAATTCAATGTACAATGTATAAAAAGTACATGCATTGATTTTGGAGATTTGCAAAAAATTCcattacaaattgagaatattgatgtttcaatgccatttttgtggaagagatttcaatatgagacatatcGAACTAAGACAGGAGATGAACCCCaaaaaattgcattgaaggagagtgaattgccccaccttgaatttatgaacagatttcgtactatgatttatccacatatccaaGATTGTCATGGTGCATGATGGCAAGCTAAACAATTTCATGATTCCAAAAATTGTTTTTCACctagttgtattctttcaattgtagatttatCCGAGAGCTATACATTTTCCCCTCAATCATagattcaagctcaatattatcattctgatcaagttgcaatatttgtgcaaGTGACCTATAGACACACATAATTTGGTGTGGATAGGGTAGAGAACTGTACTGATCCAAATGaacacattatcatcaaggaggtttaTTTCTATATCATCGATGATAAGGTttatgataggagctatgtagctcattgttttgcaatgttttttgaagattttgcaAATCACAGGATAAATGTTTCACAACACTAAATTTGGTCGGATGGTTGTGCAAGTGagtacataagtttcaattcattttcatttatatgtaaatttgtatttgataaattttattttaaatgttcaattaTACATGTACATGATATACAACTTTATGGAGCAGGACCCTTTAAATCTGTAAAAGCCTTTAATTGGCTATCCATGCAACATGCTAGACATAATGTTAAGTTTCTGTGGAACTTCTTTAAAagtggacatggaaagggagagcatgatggagcaggagtatgtgtgaagcatgcacttcgccaacatgaacttgcaggtattgttaattttgttttcaatttgtttgtatctatttcttaatataatttcatttaaaaagaagtgcacataacaacaTCTCTGAGTTCTTTTATGTAGGTAATAGTATAGATAAttcaaacaaaattgttgaatggtgtcaaagtcattttGCTAGTTGGGACATGCCATACAACAAATGCtatttttgggaagtgaaaggtaaaatatttttgttctcgAGAACTGTTAAAAAATTTCATCAGCTCTGcatttcacttttatcctaaagttgttgatctaaaaatgtgcaaatttcatttcatatttgtaacaggtattgatcgatctaatccttacaattgtcaCACAATTATTGGTATTATaagtttacatcaagtgatgactataggacaccacaagcctccattgattcaagaaagagaaaaatcatgcttttgtactaACTGTGTTGAGGACAATCCAATGAGTCAATGTGAGAATATTGCAAATGGATATGTCTCACTATGGGATATAAAAGAGTTAATCaaaatgcctccttatgaagatgatgaaaatgacatagacattcatgatcctatatattcagTTGATTATGAATGTATTTCTGATTTAGTCGTTACAGGTGCGTGTGTgcatatttatgattttatgtattcTTCAATTACATGTACATGCATTTACATGTTATGCATCCCCTTCAGACATGtgctttggacatccccttaagacatcctaataggtcctaactttagatcTCCTTATgttaagtatgctaaattatataaattgttatgcatgcttggttgaaaagCTTTTAAATGTATTATTTTATGCTATACATCCTATGAAGATATcgtctttggacatccccttaagacatcccctttggacatccccttaagacatggattaataggtcctaactttagatcTCCTTATgttaagtatgctaaattatataaattgttacatatgcatgcttggttgaaaagcttttaaatgtattcttttatgttatacatccccttaagacatcctctttggccatccccttaagacatcctctttggacatccccttaatacattctaataggtcctaattttagatccccttatgaactaagtatgctaaattatatatacattgttattttatttttcataagttcacacacatgtaaattcctttctttgttacattagattattagtgattatttatattacttgaattagattattagtgattatttatattacttgaattagattattagtaattatttatattgcttGAGTGAGAAATTATGTACATATTTTTTGCAGTTTTAAACTCAAGACTTTTTCTTGAttaagaacaaggcactagtcataattgcattattcatatttatcAGTGATTATTTGTATTACTtgatttagaaaatacattttgatttttcattgacatttcattgacatccccttaagacatcctcttcaAACATCCCATTAAGACATCCTCATAAGAAaagttaggtatagtcctaggatgTAGTCTTAAATAATATTAAACTCTAGATTAATATCAAATCTTAATGATCTATTCTTAATAATAGACACAAACTTGTTCATTGAGAATTTTCAGACCTTTCTAGCAATGCACTTGACCTCATAAAACTTAGCTCTTAGTTCAGTACTAGTTGTGAAGAAAAGCAAGCATCCCATAGTACTTGTGGTCATCACCATTAAAGTAAGTGTTACAACAAACACAACACttaatattgttaataatatttccACAACCTACTAAAATGATCCATAAACCTATAAATTAGGTCCATGGTTCTTGAGGTTAAGTTACAAGCACACAAACTTAACACATTGAATCCCCATGATTTGTCCTTTACTTAAAC
This genomic stretch from Cryptomeria japonica chromosome 8, Sugi_1.0, whole genome shotgun sequence harbors:
- the LOC131071741 gene encoding histone deacetylase 19; its protein translation is MEAGGISLSSGSDGIGRKISYSYDPDVGTYYSGHGNARKPHLIRLTHSLFVAYGLYKEMEVVRPCHAGDRDLTKLHAFLSGIAPETVQDQAQALERFNVGGNCPAFNGLYRYCQTYASGSIGCAARLNFKLCDIARGHSHAKKCEASGFCYVNDIFLSILELLKYQKSVLYVDIDVHHGDGVEKAFYTTDRVTTVSLHKFGDYFPGSGHIQNIGYGKGKYYALNVPLNDGIDDENLKSIFKSILQQVMIVYDPEAVVLQCGANSLAGDRLGYFKLSVKGHAECILRYMRSFNVPRLLLGGGGFTIRNVAKCWCYESRVAVGKEIDEKICQHDCYEYYGPHYSNNVAPRIVENKNSKQTWDEVRSKVLENINKMLCAPSVQFQERPPDTDFPEPAEDDYDAGRRSSKWVGASPENGY